A portion of the Thermothelomyces thermophilus ATCC 42464 chromosome 5, complete sequence genome contains these proteins:
- a CDS encoding epimerase/hydratase: MAATGTNGHQQLRFLIWGGDGWIAGHLKTLLESQGREVHSTTVRMENREEVLRELDRIRPTHVLNAAGCTGRPNVDWCEDNREATIRSNVIGTLNLADCCFLRGIHCTVFATGCIYQYDDAHPWDGPGFLETDPPNFAGSFYSMTKAHVEEILKHYNNCLILRLRMPVSDDLHPRNFVTKISKYEHVVNIPNSNTILADLLPASILLAEHGEVGVYNFTNPGAISHNEVLTLFRDIVRPSYTWRNFSLEEQSKVIKADRSNCKLDTTKLVLKLKEYGYEIPEIHEAYRKCFERMKAAGVQK; this comes from the exons ATGGCGGCAACCGGTACAAACGGGCACCAGCAGCTCCGCTTCCTGATCTGGGGCGGCGATGGCTGGATTGCAGGCCATCTCAAGACCCTGCTGGAAAGCCAGGGTAGGGAAGTACATTCGACCACGGTCCGAATGGAGAACCGTGAGGAAGTACTTCGGGAGCTCGACCGGATCCGACCAACGCACGTCCTTAACGCTGCCGGCTGCACAGGGCGCCCCAACGTCGACTGGTGTGAGGACAACAGGGAAGCCACCATCAGATCCAACGTCATTGGCACCCTGAACCTCGCCGACTGCTGCTTTCTCCGGGGCATCCACTGTACCGTATTTGCTACCGGGTGCATTTACCAGTATGACGACGCGCACCCGTGGGATGGGCCGGGCTTCCTTGAGACCGACCCGCCCAACTTTGCCGGCAGTTTCTACTCCATGACCAAGGCGCATGTGGAAGAG ATCCTCAAGCACTACAACAACTGCTTGATCCTGCGGCTGCGCATGCCAGTCTCGGACGACCTTCATCCCCGGAACTTCGTGACCAAGATATCCAAGTACGAGCACGTTGTGAATATACCGAACAGCAACACGATCCTGGCCGATCTGCTACCGGCGTCGATCCTGCTGGCTGAGCACGGCGAGGTGGGGGTCTACAACTTCACAAACCCCGGCGCCATCTCGCACAACGAAGTCCTGACCTTGTTCCGCGATATTGTGCGGCCCTCGTATACTTGGAGGAACTTCAGCCTCGAGGAGCAGTCCAAGGTCATCAAAGCAGACCGCAGCAACTGCAAGCTAGACACTACGAAATTGGTGTTAAAGCTGAAGGAATATGGCTATGAGATCCCAGAGATCCACGAGGCATACCGGAAGTGCTTTGAGCGAATGAAGGCTGCGGGTGTGCAGAAATAG
- a CDS encoding farnesyl-diphosphate farnesyl transferase (Orthologue of Saccharomyces cerevisiae Erg9; Orthologue of S. cerevisiae Erg9), whose product MGAAQQALYFLLHPNQLRSILQWKVWHDPVHKRDPSKETETERTCFKYLDMTSRSFASVIKELNPELLMPVCLFYLVLRGLDTIEDDMTIDIKEKEPLLRNFHVYMEQDGWTFDKNGPNEKDRDLLVHFDNVIVELKKVKRPYYEIIKDITIKMGNGMADYALNAEHNTNGVNTIEDYELYCHYVAGLVGEGLTRLFVKSELANPQLLVRTDLTESMGQFLQKTNIIRDVHEDWIDNRRFWPKEIWSQYVDKWDDLFAPENREKALQCSSHMVLNALKHADECLFYMAGVRDQSVFNFVAIPQSMAIATLELVFRNPEIFEKNVKITKGDACQLMLESTQNLRVVCGVFRRYVRRIHQKNDPRDPNYLAISIQCGKIEQFIESIFPTQDPKKVTAATTQNGEKEPSMDSGEAFLLVCSAIATMVVIGLLMVGLAWYMGARMDKMFQKLDNALGGSLPPTPSPVPGRDEL is encoded by the exons ATGGGCGCCGCTCAACAAGCCCTTTACTTCCTCCTCCACCCGAACCAGCTTCGGTCCATCCTTCAATG GAAAGTATGGCACGATCCCGTCCATAAGCGTGACCCCTCCAAGGAGACGGAGACGGAGAGAACATGCTTTAAATACCTCGACATGACGTCGCGGTCATTTGCGTCGGTCATCAAAGAGCTCAACCCCGAGTTGCTGATGCCAGTCTGCCTCTTTTACCTCGTACTTCGTGGCCTGGATACCATTGAGGATGATATGACAATCGACATCAAGGAGAAGGAGCCACTGTTGCGGAACTTCCACGTGTATATGGAGCAGGATGGGTGGACATTTGACAAGAATGGGCCAAACGAGAAGGACCGCGACCTCCTGGTGCACTTCGACAACGTCATCGTCGAGCTGAAGAAGGTGAAGCGGCCCTACTACGAGATCATCAAGGACATCACCATCAAGATGGGAAATGGCATGGCCGATTATGCCCTAAACGCCGAACACAACACCAACGGAGTCAATACCATTGAAGACTACGAGCTGTACTGCCATTACGTGGCCGGCCTGGTAGGCGAGGGCCTTACGCGGCTGTTTGTCAAGAGCGAGCTGGCCAACCCACAGCTGCTGGTGCGCACCGATCTCACGGAAAGCATGGGCCAGTTCCTGCAGAAGACGAACATCATCCGTGACGTGCACGAGGATTGGATCGACAACCGGCGCTTCTGGCCCAAGGAGATCTGGAGCCAGTATGTCGACAAGTGGGATGATCTGTTTGCGCCCGAAAACCGCGAGAAGGCGTTACAATGCAGTTCCCACATGGTGCTAAACGCCCTGAAGCACGCCGACGAATGCTTGTTCTACATGGCTGGCGTTCGCGACCAGAGCGTCTTCAACTTTGTTGCCATCCCTCAGAGCATGGCCATTGCGACCTTGGAACTCGTCTTCCGCAACCCGGAAATTTTCGAGAAAAACGTCAAGATCACCAAGGGTGATGCCTGCCAACTCATGTTGGAGTCGACACAAAACTTGCGCGTGGTTTGCGGCGTGTTCCGCAGATACGTGAGGAGGATACACCAGAAGAATGACCCAAGAGATCCCAACtatctagctattagcaTCCAGTGCGGGAAG ATCGAACAATTCATCGAGTCCATCTTCCCCACCCAGGACCCCAAGAAGGTCACGGCGGCCACGACtcagaacggcgaaaaggaGCCTTCTATGGATAGCGGCGAAGCTTTCCTGCTGGTGTGTTCCGCTATTGCGACAATGGTCGTTATCGGGCTTTTGATG GTCGGATTGGCTTGGTACATGGGCGCTCGCATGGACAAGATGTTCCAAAAGCTCGACAATGCGCTCGGCGGCAGCCTTCCTCCAACGCCGTCCCCCGTTCCTGGACGCGACGAGCTCTGA
- a CDS encoding serine protease yields the protein MAGRLLLCLTAALSALGVSAAPAPDASGRPFIGVPVSNPGIANAIPNRYIVVYNNTFNDEDIDLHQSNVIKTIAKRNIAKRSLTGKLLSTTVNTYKINNWRAMALEADDATINEIFAAKEVSYIEQDAVISLNVRQMQSQATTGLARISHAQPGARTYIFDSSAGEGITAYVVDTGIRVTHEEFEGRATFAANFIDDVDTDEQGHGSHVAGTIGGKTFGVAKKVNLVAVKVLGADGSGSNSGVIAGMQFVASNATAMGLKGRAVMNMSLGGPASRAVNSAINQVEAAGVVPVVAAGNESQDTANTSPGSAEAAITVGAIDQTNDRMASFSNFGELVDIFAPGVNVQSVGIRSDTSTNTLSGTSMASPHVAGLAAYIMSLENITGVQAVSDRLKELAQATGARARGVPRGTTTLIANNGFA from the exons GCCAACGCCATCCCGAACAGGTACATTGTGGTCTACAACAACACTTTCAACGACGAGGACATCGACCTGCACCAGAGCAACGTCATCAAGACGATAGCCAAGCGGAACATCGCTAAGCGGTCGCTCACTGGGAAGCTCCTCTCCACCACCGTCAACACGTACAAGATCAACAACTGGCGCGCCATGGCCCTcgaggccgacgacgccACCATCAACGAGATCTTCGCGGCCAAGGAGGTCAGTTACATTGAGCAAGATGCCGTCATCAGCCTCAATGTCCGGCAGATGCAGTCCCAGGCCACCACCGGTTTGGCCCGCATCAGCCATGCCCAACCCGGCGCCAGGACATACATCTTTGACAGCAGCGCCGGCGAGGGCATCACGGCCTACGTCGTCGACACGGGCATTCGGGTCACCCACGAAGAGTTTGAGGGTCGTGCCACCTTCGCCGCCAACTTCATCGACGATGTG GACACGGACGAACAGGGTCACGGCAGCCACGTTGCCGGCACCATCGGTGGCAAGACCTTTGGCGTTGCCAAGAAGGTCAATCTGGTGGCCGTCAAGGTCCTGGGGGCTGACGGGTCCGGTTCAAACTCGGGTGTCATCGCCGGGATGCAGTTCG TCGCGAGCAACGCCACCGCCATGGGACTGAAGGGGAGGGCCGTCATGAACATGTCCCTCGGCGGGCCGGCCAGCAGGGCTGTCAACTCGGCCATCAACCAGGTCGAAGCGGCCGGCGTCGTCCCCGTCGTAGCGGCCGGCAACGAGTCGCAGGACACGGCCAACACGTCGCCCGGctcggccgaggccgccatCACGGTCGGCGCCATCGACCAGACCAATGATAGGATGGCCAGCTTCTCCAACTTTGGCGAGCTCGTCGACATCTTCGCCCCCGGCGTCAACGTGCAGAGCGTCGGCATCAGGAGCGACACGTCCACCAACACCCTGAGCGGCACCAGCATGGCCTCCCCCCACGTCGCCGGCCTGGCCGCCTACATCATGAGCCTCGAGAACATCACAGGTGTCCAGGCGGTGAGCGACCGCCTCAAGGAGCTCGCTCAGGCCACCggcgcgagggcgaggggcGTTCCGAGGGGCACCACCACCCTCATCGCCAACAACGGCTTCGCGTAA